The following coding sequences are from one Culex quinquefasciatus strain JHB chromosome 1, VPISU_Cqui_1.0_pri_paternal, whole genome shotgun sequence window:
- the LOC6033015 gene encoding venom allergen 3 homolog: protein MKPLFLASGQQNYSSSAFYPSAARMATLRWDNELAAIAAANVRRCQYGHDKCRNTPQYSNAGQNIANLAFQNTNYVDSDVIRDFINDWYSEYAVANPALMASYPKGYTGPAIGHFTQIVSDRCTAVGCAMVRYVDGDGWTNQNLVCNYAITQITSQPIYVAGSACSQCATGCNPKYPGLCNPEEKIFPKP from the exons ATGAAGCCACTTTTTTTGGCCAGCGGACAGCAGAATTACTCCTCCAGCGCGTTCTACCCGTCGGCGGCCCGGATGGCAACATTG CGCTGGGACAATGAACTGGCGGCAATTGCCGCGGCCAATGTCCGCCGTTGTCAGTATGGGCATGACAAATGCCGTAACACGCCGCAGTATTCCAACGCGGGACAGAATATAGCCAACCTTGCGTTTCAGAACACCAACTATGTCGATTCGGACGTGATCCGGGACTTTATCAACGACTGGTATTCGGAATATGCCGTAGCCAACCCGGCACTGATGGCTTCGTATCCGAAGGGTTACACTGG TCCCGCTATTGGTCACTTTACCCAGATCGTGTCGGACCGGTGTACGGCCGTGGGTTGCGCGATGGTTCGGTACGTGGACGGCGATGGGTGGACCAACCAGAACCTGGTGTGCAACTATGCCATCACCCAGATTACGAGCCAGCCGATCTACGTGGCCGGTTCCGCTTGCTCGCAGTGTGCCACCGGATGCAATCCAAAGTACCCGGGACTGTGCAACCCGGAGGAGAAGATCTTCCCGAAACCGTAA